The Gossypium hirsutum isolate 1008001.06 chromosome A03, Gossypium_hirsutum_v2.1, whole genome shotgun sequence genome contains the following window.
ttaaattatattttaatttaaatagatattaaatatttaaaacttgttttaaaaataataatattttaattttgaaaatatatatatatatgattttttttacttataaataGATTAAATCATGTATTTGTTGTTAATGGAGTCTTAGCTCGACTAGCATGGATATTGTTGCCAATGTAGGAAGATGTGGATTTGAGTGCGTTGAAATGCATTATCTTCCTATTGAATGAActaaatatatcaatatattttatatatgattttgatgtgtctattgtatttttcaaattttatatgaaattaataaactaaataacaATCATAATCATCAATATTATAATTTTCCCTTAAATTCAATCACAATCATAATAAGCTTATCTATTAGGATATTATCATAGGATATTCTCTTTTAGGAATAGGAAAGctatataatatattcaaaacaGTTTTTGACATTTTCTGGACCCTAGGCAAAACAATAAAATGGGATTTTCGGTTCCTTAAaagttggaaaaaaaattttaggtcctttaaaagttggtaaaaaaaaatttggcccctaaaagctaaaaaaaaaattaaaatttcggcCCCTTAAAAACTGGAAAACAATATTTTGGACATTTTTCAACCTTGGGCGGTTGCACCTCCAAACAACCCCCAGGGCCAAGCTTGAATATATtcctaaatatatttttaaatatatggaaagatatattatataattatatattccTAAAAGATAATATCCTAACATTATACGAaaagtcaaattgtattttactCATATATTGAAAGAAGgataaattagtcattgtacattaaatcaaagagtaaattaattattttattaacaagtCACTCCATTTATATGGTTAAAAACTAATCATTATACATCGGCATGATGTACACATGGCACGCCATACGTAACTATTTGATTATTTCGTCAATTACCCCGGTTTTAACAGTTTTTAACTGTCGAAAAAAGCTTGAACTCAATTTAGTAATTATTAAGCTGATCTCGAGCAAATCGAGCtattaattaaatagaatttaaGCTTAATAATACTTTACTTAAATGACTGACAATCCTTATCAaacttttcatttataatatatattttaaatacttttatattattataatcaaTTCATTGtccttgatatatatattattaattctaAGCTTAATTATCAAGTTCAGTTCGAGCATGATAACATATAAACTTAATCAAGTTCAAGCTTGAGTGCAAAAATTGATAAAAGAacttaattaagttcaagtgacCTGATTATATCTTGATTTGAACTTGAAAATAAACATTTGATTGAGCTCGAGTCAAGTACCAAACTCAAAATTGAGTCCAACTTGAGTCGAGTTTGAGATCAAACTGGTTTATTAAACCAAAGATATGGGCTTTTGGGCCTTTGAAACACTTAGTATATAGTAGCTGAAATTTAACAGTTACCAAACAATGTAATATCCAAAAACCCCTAAAACCCCAAAAAAGTAGAAGCAATTTCTTTGATTTCTCCTAGAAAATCAAGACGATGAAAGAAGACGACGGCACCGGACCTCCGAACAGAGAACTGTACGCACTGTTACACCTATCACCGGAAGCCTCCGATGAAGAAATCCGTAGAGCTTATCGTCAATGGGCTCAAGTTTACCATCCTGACAAATACCAAGCTCCTCATGTaagtattaaagaaaaaaaaggggaaaattaTGTTTCTTTTTACTCTTCAATTCGATGTTTTACatgagattttattttatatatatgttttatatgtatAGATGAAGGAAATTGCTACAGAGAATTTCCAAAGAATCTGTGAAGCATACGAAATCTTATCTGATGAAAACAAGAGACAAATATACGATATTTATGGTATGGAAGGATTGAATTCTGGATTAGAACTTGGCCCAAAGTTGAACAAAGTAGAAGAGATTAAAGAACAGCTTGAGAAGCTAAAAAGAATGAAGGAACAACAAAAGATGTCGGCTCTTTTTCTACCCAAGGGTTCAATAGTTGCCAATTTGTCATTGCCTGAGTTTCTAGATGGTGATGGTATTATGAGAGGGTAAGGGTATTTgcccttttattttttgttttggttccttaattttgatcgaTTGATTGTTGCATTGATATAGCATGTTGTGtaattttgttttgtgttttagAATGGCTATGTCTAGTGCAGTTCAATCTCAATTATCAAAAAGTAGTGCTCTTTCATTAAGTGGAAATTTGGGAGTTGAAGAGAATTCCGGTGCTGGAGCTGCTTCGGCTGTGTTTAGGCATCAGATTGCTTCTGGTTCTACTATCGAGTTTATGGGATCGGTTGGTTTAGGTAGTCTAATAGGGGTGCAAATGACACGGTAGGGAATTCGGGTTTTAATTGTTTGTCTACTTAGTTTGTAGTTTTGCTCGGTATCTTCATTGTCTCCTTTTCTTTTCAGTCAGTTATCTTTACACTCAACTGCGACACTGGGTATTGCTAAGTCTTTTCATGATGGCTCGATTAATCTGTCCAATGTATGGACTCGTCAACTTTCTGATACAGCAAGTGGAAATGTAAGCTACTTTTTGTCATTTTCAGCTGAGATGCTATGAACTGCTAAGTCTTAATTATTGCTGATCTGTCTTGAGGATTCTAATCTCTTTCAATTTGTTTTTGGTCTTCACCATTTCTACAGATAGAGCTTTTACTCGGTCCGCAGTCATCTATTGGGGTTGGATGGCAAAAGAAAGACCAAAATACGTCTGCTGCTGGAGAAGTGAAGGCAAGTCTATGTTCACTATCTAGATTACCGAATTTATGGCAGAATAACTAACCCAGAAAAATCCCACTGGTGTATGATCCtagttgtttttgtttatttatttatttctgccAACATGATCTCTGTTATATTTCTTTGTAATATTTTTGTTCATGTTAAGAACTGCAGTTTGGCACAAATTCTTTTGGCATATCAGCTCGTTATACTCGTCGTTTTTCCTCAAAATCTCATGGTCGTATTGCAGGCAGAATTGGAAGGTATGTTAGCGTAACCGATATGGATAATTAATAAAGGATGGAAATTGGTATTTGTTTATGCTGTTTATGGTGACAAATGAGTTTCTTTTGCCTTTCTTTCTTTTAAGATTATCTATTGCAGTTCCATTATGTCAGTGTGACTTGATTCTTCCAAACTGTTTATCAGGTTTCCATAT
Protein-coding sequences here:
- the LOC121223547 gene encoding chaperone protein dnaJ 13; the protein is MKEDDGTGPPNRELYALLHLSPEASDEEIRRAYRQWAQVYHPDKYQAPHMKEIATENFQRICEAYEILSDENKRQIYDIYGMEGLNSGLELGPKLNKVEEIKEQLEKLKRMKEQQKMSALFLPKGSIVANLSLPEFLDGDGIMRGMAMSSAVQSQLSKSSALSLSGNLGVEENSGAGAASAVFRHQIASGSTIEFMGSVGLGSLIGVQMTRQLSLHSTATLGIAKSFHDGSINLSNVWTRQLSDTASGNIELLLGPQSSIGVGWQKKDQNTSAAGEVKFGTNSFGISARYTRRFSSKSHGRIAGRIGSAALEVEVGGGRKVSDFSTVRMLYTIGIRGIFWRFELHRGGQKLLIPILLSRDLNPVLATGALVVPTSIYFILKKFVFKPYYLKREKQKALENMERTATQVQEARKVAAKAQQLLENVANRKRNKQQEIGGLVITKAIYGNHKALKKGDELRETNDELASQVLDVTLPLNFLVNDSGQLKLHDGVKKSGIMGFCDPCPGEPKQLHVEYTYHGERYEVAVDDYEELIIPQIAHRV